Proteins encoded together in one Benincasa hispida cultivar B227 chromosome 1, ASM972705v1, whole genome shotgun sequence window:
- the LOC120088661 gene encoding myosin-6-like isoform X2, with protein sequence MINESISQSILVSGESGAGKTESTKMLMRYLAHVGGRAGGKAATGERSVEQQVLESNPVLEAFGNAKTVRNNNSSRFGKFVEIQFDQSWRISGAAIRTYLLERSRVCQVSDPERNYHCFYMLCAAPTEEIEKYKLGNPRTFHYLNQSNCYELDGVDDSKEYLSTRKAMDVVGISTNEQDAIFRVVAAVLHLGNVEFAKGKDVDSSEPKDDKARFHLKMAAELFMCDEKALEDSMCTRVIVTRDETITKCLDPDSASLSRDALAKIVYSRLFDWIVEKINNSIGQDPDSKHLIGVLDIYGFESFKTNSFEQFCINLTNEKLQQHFNQHVFKMEQEEYTKEEIDWSYIEFIDNQDVLDLIEKKPGGVIALLDEACMFPRSTHDTFAQKLYQTFKDHKRFSKPKLSRTDFTICHYAGDVTYQTELFLDKNKDYVVAEHQALLSASKCSFVSGLFPPLPEETSKSSKFSSIGTRFKQQLQSLLETLNATEPHYIRCVKPNNLLKPAIFENNNVLQQLRCGGVMEAIRISCAGYPTRKTFDEFIGRFTILAPDVLKGSSNEATACKRLLEKVNLKGYQIGKTKVFLRAGQMAELDACRTEVLGRSAIVIQRKVRSYLGRKNFILLRLAAIQIQALCRGQVARQHYEDIRMEAASIKIQKYWRMHFARCCYKRLCSSAITIQAGIQGMVARKELKFRRQTRAAIIIQSRCRQYLARMHYLRMKKAAVTTQCAWRGRVARKELRKLKMAAKETGALQAAKNLLEKQVEELTWRLQLEKRMRADMEEAKTRENTKLKADLEEMRTQFQETRALLNEEREAAKKVVEQVPVIQEVPVVDHELINKLTTENEQLKALVSTLENKIDETERKFEESNRLSEERLKQATEAESKIIELKTAKQRLEEKLADLETEDQILRQQTLLKPPSRKMSGRIAIQPLENGHHELLSNAPSKKYGTDADAKLRRSQIERQNEGMDALSKYLTQDLGYSEGKPVAAFVIYKSLLHWRSFEAEKTSVFDRLIQLIGSAIENQDDNELMTYWLSNTTTLLFLLQKSLKATPRKPPTPTSFFERMTQGFRSSSALPVGTLDVVRQVEAKYPALLFKQQLTAYVEKIYGIVRDNLKKELSPLISTCIQAPRSSKGNILKSSGQENSSSPPSNSWSSIIDNLNDHLCRLQKNFVPNVLVQKIFTQVFSYMNVQLFNSLLLRRECCTFSNGEYVKSGLAELEVWCSEAKEEYAGASWDELKPVRQAVGFLVIHQKSRISYDEITNDLCPILSVQQLYRICTLYWDDNYNTRSVAPDVISSMKVMMTEDSNDDDNSAFLLDDNSSTPFSVDDVFTSLQEKNFQDIKPPPELLEDPAFQFLQE encoded by the exons GAAATTGAAAAGTATAAATTAGGGAATCCAAGAACATTTCATTATCTTAATCAATCTAATTGCTACGAACTTGATGGAGTGGATGATTCCAAGGAATATCTTTCTACTAGGAAAGCTATGGATGTTGTTGGAATAAGTACAAATGAGCAG GATGCAATATTTCGAGTGGTAGCTGCGGTACTTCATTTGGGCAATGTTGAATTTGCAAAGGGGAAGGACGTAGATTCCTCTGAACCGAAGGATGACAAAGCTCGGTTCCATCTCAAAATGGCAGCAGAACTATTCAT GTGTGATGAGAAGGCTCTTGAAGATTCAATGTGTACTCGTGTGATAGTTACACGTGATGAAACCATAACTAAATGTCTCGATCCAGACTCTGCATCTCTTAGTAGGGATGCTTTAGCCAAgattgtttattcaagattatttgATTG GATTGTTGAAAAGATTAATAACTCAATTGGTCAAGATCCTGATTCAAAGCATTTAATTGGGGTTCTGGATATCTATGGATTTGAGAGTTTCAAGACAAACAG CTTTGAGCAATTCTGTATTAACCTGACCAATGAGAAATTGCAGCAACATTTCAACCAG CATGTGTTCAAGATGGAGCAAGAAGAATATACAAAAGAAGAGATTGACTGGAGTTATATTGAATTTATTGATAATCAGGATGTTCTTGATCTCATTGAGAAG AAACCTGGTGGCGTCATTGCTCTTCTGGATGAGGCTTG CATGTTTCCGAGATCCACACATGATACATTTGCGCAGAAACTATATCAAACTTTTAAGGACCATAAGCGTTTTAGTAAGCCTAAATTGTCACGAACTGACTTCACAATTTGTCATTATGCTGGTGAT GTTACGTACCAAACTGAACTCTTCTTGGACAAAAACAAAGATTATGTTGTTGCGGAGCATCAAGCACTTTTGAGTGCTTCTAAGTGCTCCTTTGTTTCAGGGCTCTTCCCCCCCTTACCTGAAGAAACCTCCAAATCATCCAAGTTCTCATCAATAGGCACTCGATTTAAG CAACAACTTCAATCTTTGCTTGAGACACTAAATGCTACTGAGCCACACTACATACGCTGTGTAAAACCAAACAATCTTCTTAAACCAGCCATCTTTGAGAACAATAATGTTTTACAGCAGCTCCGATGTGGG GGAGTCATGGAAGCAATCAGGATCAGTTGTGCTGGATATCCCACTAGGAAGACATTTGATGAATTTATTGGTCGGTTTACTATCTTGGCACCTGATGTTTTGAAAGGAAG CTCTAATGAAGCCACTGCATGTAAGAGGCTTTTGGAGAAAGTGAACCTTAAAGGGTATCAG ATTGGTAAAACCAAAGTGTTTCTCAGGGCTGGTCAAATGGCAGAATTAGATGCGTGCCGAACTGAGGTTTTGGGAAGATCTGCTATTGTCATCCAAAGGAAAGTTCGCTCATATTTGGGGCGGAAAAACTTTATTTTGTTGCGGTTGGCTGCTATACAAATTCAAGCCCTGTGTAGAG GGCAAGTTGCACGCCAGCATTATGAAGACATCAGAATGGAAGCTGCTTCTATCAAAATCCAAAAGTATTGGCGTATGCATTTTGCCCGATGTTGCTATAAAAGATTGTGCTCCTCAGCTATAACTATCCAAGCTGGTATCCAGGGTATGGTTGCTCGTAAAGAGCTTAAGTTCAGAAGGCAGACAAGAGCTGCAATTATCATTCAG AGTCGATGTCGGCAATACTTGGCCCGTATGCATTATTTGAGGATGAAAAAAGCTGCAGTTACCACTCAATGTGCTTGGAGAGGAAGAGTTGCACGCAAAGAACTTCGAAAACTTAAAATG GCTGCTAAGGAAACGGGCGCTCTCCAAGCTGCCAAAAATCTGCTGGAGAAGCAAGTGGAAGAACTAACATGGAGATTGCAGCTAGAGAAACGAATGAGG GCTGACATGGAGGAAGCCAAGACTCGAGAAAACACGAAATTGAAGGCTGATTTGGAAGAAATGAGAACTCAATTTCAGGAAACGAGAGCACTGCTTAATGAGGAACGTGAAGCTGCAAAGAAAGTAGTTGAGCAAGTTCCAGTCATACAGGAGGTTCCCGTTGTTGATCATGAGCTGATCAATAAGTTAACTACTGAAAATGAACAACTTAAG GCTCTTGTAAGTACTttggaaaataaaattgatgaaacaGAAAGGAAATTTGAGGAAAGTAACAGACTTAGTGAAGAGCGGCTGAAGCAGGCTACCGAGGCAGAGTCAAAGATAATCGAATTAAAGACTGCCAAGCAAAG GCTTGAGGAAAAATTAGCTGACTTGGAAACTGAGGACCAAATCCTGAGGCAGCAAACGCTGCTAAAGCCTCCTTCAAGAAAAATGTCTGGACGTATAGCAATTCAG CCTTTGGAAAATGGCCACCAT GAATTACTAAGCAATGCACCATCAAAAAAGTACGGAACTGATGCTGATGCAAAATTGAGGAGATCCCAAATTGAAAGGCAAAAC GAAGGCATGGATGCTCTATCAAAGTACTTGACACAGGATCTTGGGTACAGTGAGGGAAAACCTGTTGCTGcttttgtaatttataaatcTCTCCTCCATTGGAGATCATTTGAAGCAGAAAAAACAAGTGTTTTTGATCGGCTTATTCAGCTGATTGGTTCTGCAATTGAG AATCAGGATGATAATGAACTTATGACCTATTGGTTATCCAACACAACTACATTGTTATTCCTTcttcaaaagagtttaaaagcCACACCACGGAAGCCTCCCACCCCTACATCATTTTTTGAGCGGATGACCCAA GGGTTTCGATCATCTTCTGCTCTTCCAGTTGGCACCCTTGATGTGGTGCGGCAAGTTGAGGCCAAATATCCTGCTCTACTCTTCAAGCAGCAGCTAACAGCGTATGTAGAAAAGATATATGGAATAGTTAGAGACAACCTAAAGAAGGAACTATCGCCGTTGATTTCAACATGTATCCAG GCTCCCAGATCTTCGAAAGGAAATATTTTGAAATCGTCTGGCCAGGAAAATAGTAGTAGCCCTCCCAGTAATTCATGGAGCAGCATCATCGATAACCTTAATGATCATCTGTGTAGATTGCAAAAGAACTTC GTGCCTAACGTTTTGGTTCAGAAGATATTCACTCAGGTTTTTTCATATATGAACGTTCAGCTTTTCAACAG TCTTCTACTTCGTCGAGAGTGCTGTACGTTTAGCAATGGGGAATATGTGAAGTCAGGATTGGCTGAGTTAGAGGTTTGGTGTTCCGAAGCAAAAGAAGAG TATGCTGGGGCATCTTGGGATGAGCTAAAACCCGTGAGGCAAGCTGTTGGATTCTTG GTTATTCACCAGAAGTCTAGAATATCttatgatgaaattacaaatgACCTCTGTCCA ATATTGAGCGTTCAACAGCTTTATAGAATATGTACTCTTTATTGGGATGACAATTACAATACTAGGAGTGTAGCTCCAGAT gTTATTTCTAGCATGAAGGTTATGATGACTGAGGATTCCAATGATGACGATAATAGTGCCTTTTTGTTGGATGACAATTCCAG TACACCTTTCTCGGTTGATGACGTATTCACTTCTCTGCAAGAAAAGAATTTTCAAGATATAAAGCCTCCACCAGAACTACTAGAGGATCCGGCCTTCCAATTTTTACAGGAATAA